A region from the Perca fluviatilis chromosome 16, GENO_Pfluv_1.0, whole genome shotgun sequence genome encodes:
- the slc25a14 gene encoding brain mitochondrial carrier protein 1 isoform X1, with protein sequence MFFAMLCCLRSQHCVDLCLGGLLLFLAGLQQVEAAASAEMVNLNWKPFIYGGMASIVAEFGTFPIDLTKTRLQVQGQCQYTEVRYKGMFHALFRIGKEEGIRALYSGISPALLRQASYGTIKIGTYNSLKRLFVTHPEDETMVINVFCGVVSGVLSSSLANPTDVLKIRMQAQGSLLQGSMMSNFINIYQTEGTRGLWRGVIPTAQRAAIVVGVELPVYDITKKHLLRSGVMGDTILTHFISSFTCGLAGALASNPVDVVRTRMMNQRVLSGAPMYKGTLDGLMQTWKNEGFFALYKGFWPNWLRLGPWNIIFFITFEQLKKLPF encoded by the exons ATGTTTTTCGCTATGTTGTGTTGTCTGAGGTCGCAGCACTGCGTTGACCTCTGTCTGGGCGGCCTATTGTTGTTTTTAGCGGGGCTGCAGCAGGTGGAAGCAGCCGCCTCCGCGGAGATGGTCAACTTGAACTGGAAGCCGTTCATCTACGGAGGGATGGCCTCGATTGTCGCAGAATTCG GGACATTTCCCATTGACCTGACTAAGACGCGGCTACAGGTCCAGGGTCAGTGCCAGTACACGGAGGTGCGCTACAAGGGCATGTTCCACGCCCTCTTCAGGATCGGCAAGGAGGAGGGCATCCGAGCGCTCTATTCTGG GATTTCTCCTGCTCTGTTGAGACAAGCTTCTTATGGGACAATCAAGATAGGAACCTACAACTCTCTGAAGAGGCTGTTTGTTACTCATCCAGAAG ACGAGACCATGGTCATCAACGTCTTCTGTGGTGTCGTCTCTGGAGTCCTGTCCTCTTCTCTAGCCAACCCCACTGATGTCCTCAag atcAGAATGCAGGCGCAAGGCAGTCTGCTCCAAGGCAGCATGATGTCCAACTTCATCAACATCTACCAGACAGAGGGCACCAGAGGGCTGTGGAGA GGTGTCATCCCAACAGCGCAGCGAGCAGCCATTGTTGTTGGAGTGGAGCTTCCTGTCTATGACATAACGAAGAAGCATCTCCTTCGCTCTGGCGTCATGGGAGACACtattttgacacattttat TTCAAGTTTCACGTGTGGCTTGGCGGGGGCGCTGGCCTCCAACCCTGTGGACGTTGTCCGGACCCGTATGATGAACCAGCGAGTTTTGTCGGGAGCCCCCATGTATAAAGGAACACTCGATGGACTGATGCAGACGTGGAAGAATGAGGGCTTCTTCGCTCTCTATAAGGGATTCTGGCCTAACTGGCTGCGGCTGGGGCCTTGGAACATCATT TTCTTCATCACCTTCGAGCAGCTGAAGAAGCTCCCGTTTTAA
- the slc25a14 gene encoding brain mitochondrial carrier protein 1 isoform X2, with protein MFFAMLCCLRSQHCVDLCLGGLLLFLAGLQQVEAAASAEMVNLNWKPFIYGGMASIVAEFGTFPIDLTKTRLQVQGQCQYTEVRYKGMFHALFRIGKEEGIRALYSGISPALLRQASYGTIKIGTYNSLKRLFVTHPEDETMVINVFCGVVSGVLSSSLANPTDVLKIRMQAQGSLLQGSMMSNFINIYQTEGTRGLWRGVIPTAQRAAIVVGVELPVYDITKKHLLRSGVMGDTILTHFISSFTCGLAGALASNPVDVVRTRMMNQRVLSGAPMYKGTLDGLMQTWKNEGFFALYKGFWPNWLRLGPWNIIVSF; from the exons ATGTTTTTCGCTATGTTGTGTTGTCTGAGGTCGCAGCACTGCGTTGACCTCTGTCTGGGCGGCCTATTGTTGTTTTTAGCGGGGCTGCAGCAGGTGGAAGCAGCCGCCTCCGCGGAGATGGTCAACTTGAACTGGAAGCCGTTCATCTACGGAGGGATGGCCTCGATTGTCGCAGAATTCG GGACATTTCCCATTGACCTGACTAAGACGCGGCTACAGGTCCAGGGTCAGTGCCAGTACACGGAGGTGCGCTACAAGGGCATGTTCCACGCCCTCTTCAGGATCGGCAAGGAGGAGGGCATCCGAGCGCTCTATTCTGG GATTTCTCCTGCTCTGTTGAGACAAGCTTCTTATGGGACAATCAAGATAGGAACCTACAACTCTCTGAAGAGGCTGTTTGTTACTCATCCAGAAG ACGAGACCATGGTCATCAACGTCTTCTGTGGTGTCGTCTCTGGAGTCCTGTCCTCTTCTCTAGCCAACCCCACTGATGTCCTCAag atcAGAATGCAGGCGCAAGGCAGTCTGCTCCAAGGCAGCATGATGTCCAACTTCATCAACATCTACCAGACAGAGGGCACCAGAGGGCTGTGGAGA GGTGTCATCCCAACAGCGCAGCGAGCAGCCATTGTTGTTGGAGTGGAGCTTCCTGTCTATGACATAACGAAGAAGCATCTCCTTCGCTCTGGCGTCATGGGAGACACtattttgacacattttat TTCAAGTTTCACGTGTGGCTTGGCGGGGGCGCTGGCCTCCAACCCTGTGGACGTTGTCCGGACCCGTATGATGAACCAGCGAGTTTTGTCGGGAGCCCCCATGTATAAAGGAACACTCGATGGACTGATGCAGACGTGGAAGAATGAGGGCTTCTTCGCTCTCTATAAGGGATTCTGGCCTAACTGGCTGCGGCTGGGGCCTTGGAACATCATTGTATCCTTTTAA
- the slc25a14 gene encoding brain mitochondrial carrier protein 1 isoform X3, which translates to MVNLNWKPFIYGGMASIVAEFGTFPIDLTKTRLQVQGQCQYTEVRYKGMFHALFRIGKEEGIRALYSGISPALLRQASYGTIKIGTYNSLKRLFVTHPEDETMVINVFCGVVSGVLSSSLANPTDVLKIRMQAQGSLLQGSMMSNFINIYQTEGTRGLWRGVIPTAQRAAIVVGVELPVYDITKKHLLRSGVMGDTILTHFISSFTCGLAGALASNPVDVVRTRMMNQRVLSGAPMYKGTLDGLMQTWKNEGFFALYKGFWPNWLRLGPWNIIFFITFEQLKKLPF; encoded by the exons ATGGTCAACTTGAACTGGAAGCCGTTCATCTACGGAGGGATGGCCTCGATTGTCGCAGAATTCG GGACATTTCCCATTGACCTGACTAAGACGCGGCTACAGGTCCAGGGTCAGTGCCAGTACACGGAGGTGCGCTACAAGGGCATGTTCCACGCCCTCTTCAGGATCGGCAAGGAGGAGGGCATCCGAGCGCTCTATTCTGG GATTTCTCCTGCTCTGTTGAGACAAGCTTCTTATGGGACAATCAAGATAGGAACCTACAACTCTCTGAAGAGGCTGTTTGTTACTCATCCAGAAG ACGAGACCATGGTCATCAACGTCTTCTGTGGTGTCGTCTCTGGAGTCCTGTCCTCTTCTCTAGCCAACCCCACTGATGTCCTCAag atcAGAATGCAGGCGCAAGGCAGTCTGCTCCAAGGCAGCATGATGTCCAACTTCATCAACATCTACCAGACAGAGGGCACCAGAGGGCTGTGGAGA GGTGTCATCCCAACAGCGCAGCGAGCAGCCATTGTTGTTGGAGTGGAGCTTCCTGTCTATGACATAACGAAGAAGCATCTCCTTCGCTCTGGCGTCATGGGAGACACtattttgacacattttat TTCAAGTTTCACGTGTGGCTTGGCGGGGGCGCTGGCCTCCAACCCTGTGGACGTTGTCCGGACCCGTATGATGAACCAGCGAGTTTTGTCGGGAGCCCCCATGTATAAAGGAACACTCGATGGACTGATGCAGACGTGGAAGAATGAGGGCTTCTTCGCTCTCTATAAGGGATTCTGGCCTAACTGGCTGCGGCTGGGGCCTTGGAACATCATT TTCTTCATCACCTTCGAGCAGCTGAAGAAGCTCCCGTTTTAA
- the btg4 gene encoding protein BTG4: protein MKEEIAAAVFFVARLVKRYGCLDNDSRERFASVLTSVLFENYKNHWHPGAPTKGQAYRCLRMNRVRLQDPVLQQACVRSMVRYEDLGLPQELTVWVDPGEVSCRYGEQSTPFCISVVDSCRRGDGEFSRRIHDAVERASLDIQSGSSSDEEEGGIDNSMSSSMSSSMSSSMSSSNLSALCPAPIPTTHPEHKTIPTVSNPNSVYRFSEFSPGAPQTWLREKRKAFAGDAFPPLPPPVGGPTSQFSSLKGFKPYGATFTFTGPRLDKYHWVSQSRS, encoded by the exons ATGAAGGAGGAGATCGCTGCTGCTGTGTTCTTTGTTGCTCGGCTGGTTAAGAGATATGGATGTCTGGATAATGATAGCAGGGAGCGCTTCGCCTCTGTCCTCACCTCCGTTCTGTTTGAGAACTACAAGAACCACTGGCACCCAGGTGCACCCACCAAGGGACAGGCCTACAG gtGTCTCCGTATGAACCGTGTGCGGCTGCAGGACCCGGTGCTGCAGCAGGCCTGCGTGCGGAGCATGGTGCGGTACGAGGATCTGGGCCTTCCCCAGGAGCTGACTGTGTGGGTCGACCCTGGAGAGGTGTCCTGCAG GTATGGTGAACAAAGCACTCCATTTTGCATCTCGGTGGTGGACAGCTGTCGGCGTGGGGATGGGGAATTTTCCCGCCGCATCCATGACGCCGTGGAGCGGGCCAGCCTTGACATCCAATCGGGAAGCTCTTCAGACGAGGAAGAGGGGGGCATAGACAACAGCATGAGTAGTAGCATGAGTAGTAGCATGAGTAGTAGCATGAGTAGTAGCAACCTATCAGCTCTCTGTCCTGCTCCAATCCCGACCACACACCCTGAGCACAAAACCATCCCAACTGTTAGCAACCCCAACAGTGTCTACCGG TTCAGCGAGTTTTCTCCGGGCGCTCCTCAGACCTGGCTTAGGGAGAAGCGGAAAGCCTTCGCTGGGGATGCATTCCCACCTCTGCCTCCCCCAGTTGGAGGTCCAACCTCCCAGTTCTCAAGCCTGAAAGGCTTCAAGCCATATGGAGCCACATTCACCTTCACTGGGCCTCGTCTTGACAAGTACCACTGGGTCAGCCAATCCCGATCCTAG